A stretch of Myxococcus virescens DNA encodes these proteins:
- a CDS encoding fatty acid desaturase family protein, translating into MNSSNPQAGPIPADDPRWLRSELRRVMPPESFQPQPLRGIVAFGLVPVMVVLMWAAGSGRLPWWACLLISFVLGQMVTAVGLAAHEALHHAVFRSRALESLLGWVGFSPFLVTPGNWRAWHVQAHHSAANVLVRDPDILPRQSEWRTQWFAKVFHAMSPGSGSLLSFVSFSFFFTAQGQAFLWHHSRLPQFKHVHMHRTRERVLTVLVLLGWVAVGWWMGPMGALYALILPLLIGNITLMIYIATNHWLLAAHEESDNPFVNTASVATHPVMDWLHYNFSHHQEHHIFPAMSPKFAPLLRKHLRELNPEASQVYPHLHALRMLYRRPALYAEDGQTLMAPDGTPSISTEALRSQLKGGGASLEHGLNR; encoded by the coding sequence ATGAATTCTTCCAATCCCCAGGCGGGTCCCATTCCCGCCGATGACCCCCGGTGGCTGCGGTCGGAGCTGCGCCGGGTGATGCCGCCGGAGTCCTTCCAGCCGCAGCCCCTGCGAGGCATCGTCGCGTTCGGGCTGGTCCCGGTGATGGTGGTCTTGATGTGGGCCGCGGGAAGCGGGCGGCTGCCATGGTGGGCGTGCCTGCTCATCTCGTTCGTGCTCGGGCAGATGGTGACGGCCGTGGGGCTGGCGGCGCATGAGGCGCTGCACCACGCGGTGTTTCGCAGCAGGGCGCTGGAGAGTCTCCTGGGCTGGGTGGGCTTCAGCCCGTTCCTGGTGACCCCCGGGAACTGGCGGGCGTGGCACGTCCAGGCACACCACAGCGCGGCGAACGTCCTGGTTCGGGACCCGGACATCCTGCCGCGTCAGAGCGAGTGGCGGACCCAGTGGTTCGCGAAGGTGTTCCACGCGATGTCTCCGGGCTCGGGCTCGTTGCTGAGCTTCGTCAGCTTCAGCTTCTTCTTCACCGCCCAGGGACAGGCCTTCCTCTGGCACCACAGCCGGCTGCCGCAGTTCAAGCATGTGCACATGCATCGAACGCGGGAGCGCGTCCTCACGGTGCTCGTGCTGCTGGGGTGGGTCGCGGTGGGCTGGTGGATGGGGCCAATGGGGGCGCTCTATGCGCTCATCCTTCCGCTCCTCATCGGCAACATCACCTTGATGATCTACATCGCCACCAACCATTGGCTGCTGGCCGCGCACGAGGAGTCGGACAACCCCTTCGTGAACACGGCCAGCGTGGCGACGCATCCGGTGATGGACTGGCTGCACTACAACTTCAGCCACCACCAGGAGCACCACATCTTCCCGGCCATGAGCCCGAAGTTCGCGCCGCTGCTTCGCAAGCACCTGCGCGAGCTCAACCCCGAAGCGTCACAGGTGTACCCGCACCTGCACGCGCTTCGGATGCTTTACCGGCGCCCGGCGCTCTATGCCGAGGACGGGCAGACGCTCATGGCTCCGGATGGGACGCCTTCGATTTCGACGGAAGCGCTGCGCAGCCAGCTCAAGGGAGGTGGGGCAAGTCTCGAACACGGCCTGAACCGGTGA
- a CDS encoding class I SAM-dependent methyltransferase, which produces MPPSDTESYLLDYHRRLAGVTARWFAKTPVVRGDSRFASTYELLAAEVPQDARPRTVLDLACGDGYLLELLARRAPPRPRLVGLDMSEDELALAQARLKGAATLIQGVAQSLPFEDASLDVVLSHLALMLMDDCEKVLSEIRRVLTPAGKLSCVVGGGFMPSGALAVFRALMKSAIEAQPRPLLSLGDTRFRSTEGLRALFDLAFEHVEVFDLEVQECGEPEQVWASLSSTYDADQLPPDAREDVRRAFLAAVEPMKDSTGNITCLWSMRQVTAGTPRRRGV; this is translated from the coding sequence ATGCCTCCCTCCGACACCGAGTCCTACCTCCTCGACTACCACCGCCGGCTCGCGGGCGTGACCGCGCGGTGGTTCGCGAAGACTCCCGTGGTTCGGGGGGACAGCCGATTCGCCTCCACCTACGAGTTGCTGGCGGCGGAAGTCCCCCAGGACGCGCGGCCGAGGACCGTGCTCGACCTGGCTTGCGGTGATGGCTACCTGCTCGAGTTGCTCGCTCGGCGGGCGCCTCCGCGTCCAAGACTCGTTGGCCTGGACATGAGCGAGGACGAGCTCGCCCTGGCCCAGGCGCGATTGAAGGGGGCCGCCACGCTGATTCAAGGCGTGGCGCAGTCGCTCCCGTTCGAGGACGCCAGCCTCGACGTCGTGCTCAGCCACCTGGCGCTCATGTTGATGGATGACTGCGAGAAGGTCCTCTCCGAGATTCGCCGCGTCCTGACGCCTGCCGGGAAGCTGTCCTGCGTCGTCGGCGGAGGCTTCATGCCTTCCGGGGCGCTCGCGGTGTTCCGCGCCCTGATGAAATCCGCCATCGAGGCGCAGCCTCGCCCTCTGCTGAGCCTGGGCGACACGCGCTTCCGCTCCACCGAGGGGCTGAGGGCACTCTTCGACCTCGCCTTCGAGCATGTCGAGGTCTTCGACCTCGAGGTCCAGGAATGCGGAGAGCCGGAGCAGGTCTGGGCTTCCCTCTCCTCCACCTACGACGCCGACCAGCTCCCGCCCGACGCACGCGAGGACGTCCGGCGCGCGTTCCTCGCGGCCGTGGAGCCCATGAAGGATTCAACTGGAAACATCACGTGTCTCTGGAGCATGCGGCAGGTGACGGCGGGCACGCCGCGACGCCGCGGCGTGTAA
- a CDS encoding alkaline phosphatase PhoX, producing the protein MPMQRRSFLRLTAMSSGLLALGPGFWRSVHAAPARPGPGPYGAISGAPDAQGLRLPAGFSSRIVARTGQRVPGTRYTWHAAPDGGTCFPTDDGGWVYTSNCELPLIGGASSIRFDGGGNVTSAYRILEGTQLNCAGGPTPWGTWLSCEEWDGGHVWECNPQDPSQGLRRSALGTFAHEAVAVDPVGMRLYLTEDRPEGRFYRFTPAQWPSLSSGTLEAAKLNGSALDGTATFSWVRVSASLPASLQLARFLTTAFDGGEGCWYDSGTIYFTTKGDNRVWAHTPATGKVELLYDDDLYPESPLRGVDNITVSRSGDLYVAEDGDDLQLCLFTPGPERSVAPFLQVLGHAGSELTGPAFCPDGQRLYFSSQRGTDGNGVTFEVRGPFR; encoded by the coding sequence ATGCCCATGCAGCGCAGGAGCTTCCTTCGACTCACGGCGATGAGCAGCGGACTCCTGGCCCTGGGGCCGGGTTTCTGGCGTTCCGTTCATGCCGCTCCCGCCCGGCCGGGGCCTGGCCCCTATGGTGCCATCTCCGGCGCTCCGGATGCTCAGGGGCTAAGGCTGCCCGCGGGCTTCAGCTCACGTATCGTCGCGCGCACCGGACAGCGCGTCCCCGGCACCCGCTACACGTGGCACGCCGCTCCGGACGGCGGCACCTGTTTCCCCACCGACGATGGCGGCTGGGTCTACACCTCCAACTGTGAGTTGCCGCTGATTGGAGGTGCCTCATCGATTCGCTTCGATGGAGGCGGCAACGTGACGAGCGCCTACCGCATCCTCGAGGGCACCCAGCTCAACTGCGCCGGGGGGCCCACGCCCTGGGGTACCTGGTTGTCCTGTGAGGAGTGGGACGGGGGCCATGTCTGGGAATGCAATCCCCAGGACCCCTCACAGGGCCTGCGGCGGAGTGCGCTGGGCACCTTCGCCCACGAGGCCGTCGCCGTGGACCCGGTGGGCATGCGCCTGTACCTGACGGAGGATCGGCCGGAGGGGCGGTTCTACCGCTTCACCCCCGCCCAGTGGCCCTCGCTGTCCTCGGGCACCTTGGAGGCCGCGAAGCTGAACGGCAGTGCGCTGGACGGCACCGCCACCTTCAGCTGGGTGAGGGTCTCCGCCTCGCTTCCCGCGTCGCTGCAGCTCGCCCGTTTCCTGACGACCGCGTTCGATGGCGGCGAGGGCTGCTGGTACGACAGCGGCACCATCTACTTCACGACCAAGGGCGACAATCGCGTCTGGGCCCACACCCCGGCCACCGGCAAGGTGGAGCTCCTCTACGACGACGACCTCTATCCGGAGTCGCCGCTACGCGGCGTGGACAACATCACCGTGTCCCGCTCGGGTGACCTCTACGTGGCTGAGGATGGTGACGACCTCCAGCTGTGCCTCTTCACCCCGGGCCCTGAGCGCTCTGTCGCGCCATTCCTCCAGGTGTTGGGGCACGCGGGGTCCGAACTCACCGGCCCCGCCTTCTGTCCGGATGGCCAGCGGCTGTACTTCAGCTCGCAGCGTGGGACGGATGGCAACGGCGTCACCTTCGAGGTGCGCGGCCCGTTCCGCTGA
- the hutH gene encoding histidine ammonia-lyase, translating to MSRPRILIDGDTLKLEEILQVARNEATVELSPDAATRVRASRALVDRVAAGDTPAYGINTGFGTLAEVRIDKKDLRDLQRNLILSHACGVGTPLPLPEARALLLLRCNVLAKGYSGIRMETLALALDMLNRDVVPVVPERGSVGASGDLAPLAHLALVFIGEGEAFYQGQRMPAKQALERAGLQPVVLEAKEGLALVNGTQAMCAVGTLLQLRAESLADIADVAGAMTLEGLLGSHKPFIPEIHDVRAHPGQKDVAAHLRRILVGSELVESHVNCSKVQDPYSLRCMPQVHGAAREGIAFSRRILEVEVNSATDNPLVFADTERIVSGGNFHGQPISLAMDVVAMALTQLSSISERRVEQLVNPSLSNLPAFLAKNSGLNSGFMIAQVTSAALVAESRVLSHPASVDSIPSSAGREDHVSMGMTAALKGRQVSDFARSCLAIEILVAAQALDFRLPLKPGKGALAAYELVRSKVPHMDKDRELHRDIEAVSQLVDSGELLAAVRSATA from the coding sequence ATGTCGCGCCCCCGTATCCTCATCGACGGTGACACCCTGAAGCTCGAGGAAATCCTCCAGGTGGCTCGCAACGAGGCCACCGTGGAGCTGTCGCCCGACGCCGCCACCCGCGTGCGGGCCTCGCGCGCCCTGGTGGACCGCGTCGCCGCCGGAGACACGCCCGCCTACGGTATCAACACCGGCTTTGGCACGTTGGCCGAAGTCCGCATCGACAAGAAGGACCTGCGCGACCTTCAGCGCAACCTCATCCTCTCCCACGCGTGTGGCGTCGGCACGCCCCTCCCCCTTCCCGAAGCGCGGGCGCTCCTGCTGCTCCGCTGCAACGTGCTCGCCAAGGGCTACTCCGGCATTCGCATGGAGACGCTGGCCCTGGCGCTGGACATGCTGAACCGGGACGTCGTGCCCGTGGTCCCCGAGCGGGGCAGCGTGGGCGCCTCCGGGGACCTCGCCCCGCTGGCGCACCTGGCGCTCGTCTTCATCGGCGAAGGTGAAGCCTTCTACCAGGGCCAGCGCATGCCCGCGAAGCAGGCGCTGGAGCGCGCCGGCCTGCAACCGGTGGTGTTGGAGGCCAAGGAGGGCCTCGCCCTGGTGAACGGCACGCAGGCCATGTGCGCGGTGGGCACCCTGCTCCAGCTTCGCGCGGAGTCCCTGGCGGACATCGCCGACGTCGCGGGCGCCATGACGCTGGAAGGGCTGCTGGGAAGCCACAAGCCCTTCATTCCTGAGATTCACGACGTGCGCGCGCACCCGGGCCAGAAGGACGTCGCGGCGCACCTGCGGCGCATCCTGGTGGGCAGCGAGCTGGTGGAGTCGCACGTCAACTGCAGCAAGGTGCAGGACCCCTACTCCCTGCGCTGCATGCCGCAGGTGCACGGCGCGGCGCGCGAGGGCATCGCGTTCTCCCGGCGCATCCTGGAGGTGGAGGTCAACAGCGCCACGGACAACCCGCTCGTGTTCGCGGACACGGAGCGCATCGTGTCGGGCGGCAACTTCCATGGCCAGCCCATCTCCCTGGCCATGGACGTGGTGGCCATGGCGCTGACGCAGCTGTCGTCCATCAGCGAGCGGCGCGTGGAGCAGCTCGTGAACCCGTCGCTGTCCAACCTGCCGGCCTTCCTGGCGAAGAACTCCGGGTTGAACTCCGGCTTCATGATCGCGCAGGTGACCAGCGCCGCGCTGGTGGCCGAGTCCCGCGTGCTGAGCCACCCCGCGTCCGTGGATTCGATTCCGTCATCCGCGGGCCGCGAGGACCACGTGTCCATGGGCATGACGGCGGCGCTCAAGGGCCGTCAGGTCAGCGACTTCGCCCGTTCGTGCCTCGCGATTGAAATCCTGGTGGCGGCGCAGGCCCTGGACTTCCGCCTGCCGCTGAAGCCCGGCAAGGGCGCCCTCGCGGCGTACGAGCTGGTGCGCTCGAAGGTCCCCCACATGGACAAGGACCGCGAGCTGCACCGCGACATCGAGGCGGTGAGCCAGCTCGTCGACTCTGGCGAGCTGCTCGCGGCGGTGCGCTCCGCCACGGCCTGA
- a CDS encoding aspartate kinase produces the protein MALIVQKYGGTSVGDVARIKNVALRCLAAQEAGHDVVVVVSAMSGETNRLLKLVAQITDRPDEREQDVVVATGEQVSIGLLAMAIHAQQGKATSFLGQQVRIVTDSTFSKARIKSIDAQPIRAALARGHIVVVAGFQGVDESGSVTTLGRGGSDTTAVAVAAALNADACEIYTDVDGVYTTDPNMVPSARKLDRITYEEMLELASVGAKVLQIRSVEFAMKYKVPLWVKSSFTDDPGTLVCEEDSSMEDVLVRGVAYDRNEAKITVCGVPDVAGAAAKIFGPLDEKHIVVDLIVQNPSKDGRTDVTFTVGKADFLAAQELVRKVAEEIGASGIETDGDIAKVSIVGVGMRNHSGVAARMFRALSSEGINIQMISTSEIKVSCVVQAKYTELAVRALHTAFGLDQPMPPEGVSAVSEMAALMGEKV, from the coding sequence GTGGCACTCATCGTCCAGAAGTATGGCGGTACCTCCGTAGGTGATGTGGCCCGCATCAAGAACGTGGCCCTGCGCTGCCTGGCCGCCCAGGAGGCGGGGCATGACGTGGTCGTCGTCGTGTCCGCCATGTCCGGCGAGACGAACCGGCTGCTGAAACTGGTGGCGCAAATCACCGACCGGCCGGACGAGCGCGAGCAGGACGTGGTCGTCGCCACCGGCGAGCAGGTCTCCATCGGCCTGCTGGCCATGGCCATCCACGCCCAGCAGGGGAAGGCGACCAGCTTCCTCGGCCAACAGGTGCGCATCGTCACCGACAGCACCTTCTCCAAAGCGCGAATCAAGAGCATCGACGCGCAGCCCATCCGCGCCGCGCTGGCTCGGGGCCACATCGTCGTGGTGGCGGGCTTCCAGGGTGTGGACGAGTCCGGCAGCGTCACCACGCTGGGCCGTGGCGGCTCCGACACCACCGCCGTGGCCGTGGCCGCCGCGCTGAACGCGGACGCCTGTGAAATCTACACGGACGTGGACGGCGTCTACACCACCGACCCCAACATGGTTCCGTCCGCGCGCAAGCTGGACCGCATCACCTACGAGGAGATGCTGGAGCTGGCCAGCGTGGGCGCCAAGGTGTTGCAGATCCGCTCGGTCGAGTTCGCCATGAAGTACAAGGTGCCGCTCTGGGTGAAGTCGTCCTTCACCGACGACCCCGGCACCCTCGTGTGCGAGGAGGACAGTTCCATGGAGGATGTGCTGGTCCGCGGCGTCGCGTATGACCGCAACGAGGCGAAGATCACGGTGTGCGGTGTGCCGGACGTCGCGGGCGCCGCGGCGAAGATCTTCGGTCCGCTCGATGAGAAGCACATCGTGGTGGACCTCATCGTGCAGAACCCGTCCAAGGACGGACGCACGGACGTGACCTTCACCGTGGGCAAGGCGGACTTCCTCGCCGCGCAGGAATTGGTGCGGAAGGTCGCCGAGGAGATTGGCGCGTCCGGTATCGAGACGGACGGGGACATCGCGAAGGTGTCCATCGTGGGTGTGGGCATGCGCAATCACTCGGGTGTGGCGGCGCGGATGTTCCGGGCGCTGTCCTCCGAGGGCATCAACATCCAGATGATCTCCACGTCGGAGATCAAGGTGTCCTGCGTGGTCCAGGCCAAGTACACGGAGCTGGCCGTGCGCGCGTTGCACACCGCCTTCGGGTTGGATCAGCCGATGCCGCCGGAAGGCGTCTCCGCCGTCTCCGAGATGGCGGCCCTGATGGGCGAGAAGGTCTGA
- a CDS encoding ComEA family DNA-binding protein, translated as MASRTAALAAVALGVLGVGVVARLRWPDTAPALDCAAESVRIRPDGVAICGDGAVPTGAQALALGRPLDLNSATEEELALLPGVGRSLARSLVEAREEQGGFKSWDDVDAVRGVGSAKLQTLRAATALGAPPDAGPVW; from the coding sequence GTGGCGAGCCGCACCGCCGCGCTCGCCGCCGTCGCGCTGGGGGTGTTGGGCGTGGGCGTCGTCGCACGCCTGCGCTGGCCGGATACGGCGCCCGCGTTGGACTGCGCCGCTGAGTCAGTGCGAATCCGTCCGGATGGTGTGGCCATCTGTGGAGACGGCGCCGTGCCGACCGGGGCCCAGGCGCTGGCCCTGGGGCGTCCGTTGGATTTGAACTCGGCGACCGAGGAGGAGCTTGCCCTGCTCCCGGGCGTCGGGCGCTCCCTGGCGCGGAGCCTCGTGGAGGCCCGCGAGGAGCAGGGCGGTTTCAAGAGCTGGGATGACGTGGATGCCGTCCGTGGCGTGGGGTCCGCCAAGTTGCAGACCCTCCGGGCGGCCACGGCGCTTGGAGCGCCTCCCGACGCCGGGCCCGTGTGGTAA
- a CDS encoding tetratricopeptide repeat protein has translation MMPDPGSVPTPPPVSPIHAGGAQVAPQGSASADGAPVGFAAPPASDSVAPLGRSQTFSAVQPPASEAPVGSKRIFGSVPPVPAPASLSGDAPTSSPDAAEPFAGVRTTSPYGLSPLSGADNGIQLPPESEPTEAPGAGAGGLSALNDSSDSDLGPLAGAASRRAPLELPPDLIASTRLSMDGARAFEHGSSQRIRPRVVLAILFGLIVVASLGYVALKNRGVEIPAHVVDATDRASVLLRRDDSTNRHQAIERLRTIATENPGYVDVQAELAVALTLSLSDAQADAERLRLRGAAIARGLEAAAKMRVLADQVARRTSLQQEQDANAREMASLRDTTDTLRKELDVQLAQLSKAPESEPPSAAAARLKARALHASVLAAPDSLALAERLRNVESAPYPWSTLARAEYALIAGSPPESLEAVSRDLEALRQADSTLLRAYLLGARVALKLKDTAAARSLLDDAVALNPDHQAAARLIAQIDADAASP, from the coding sequence ATGATGCCAGACCCGGGTTCCGTGCCCACGCCGCCTCCCGTGAGCCCGATTCACGCCGGTGGGGCGCAGGTTGCACCGCAGGGCTCCGCCTCGGCGGACGGCGCCCCCGTTGGATTCGCCGCGCCTCCCGCGAGCGATTCCGTGGCCCCATTGGGGCGCAGCCAGACGTTCAGCGCCGTTCAGCCGCCTGCTTCCGAGGCACCTGTGGGGTCGAAGCGGATCTTCGGCTCCGTGCCGCCCGTTCCCGCGCCCGCGAGCCTGTCCGGCGATGCCCCCACATCGTCACCGGATGCCGCCGAGCCCTTCGCGGGCGTCCGAACGACGAGCCCCTATGGCCTGTCACCGCTGTCCGGCGCCGACAATGGCATCCAGCTCCCGCCAGAATCGGAGCCCACCGAGGCGCCGGGCGCCGGGGCAGGGGGGCTGAGTGCCCTCAATGACTCCAGTGACTCGGACCTGGGCCCTCTGGCCGGGGCCGCATCACGCCGGGCCCCGCTGGAGCTGCCTCCGGACCTGATTGCGTCGACCCGCCTGTCGATGGACGGAGCGCGGGCGTTCGAGCACGGCAGCTCCCAGCGAATCCGCCCCCGGGTGGTGCTGGCCATCCTGTTTGGACTCATCGTGGTGGCCTCGCTGGGCTACGTCGCGCTGAAGAACCGCGGGGTGGAGATCCCCGCCCATGTGGTGGATGCGACGGACCGTGCGTCGGTGCTGCTCCGTCGGGATGACTCCACCAACCGTCATCAGGCCATCGAACGGCTGCGAACCATCGCCACCGAGAATCCCGGCTACGTCGACGTCCAGGCCGAGCTGGCGGTAGCGCTCACGCTCAGTCTGTCGGATGCCCAGGCGGATGCCGAGCGTCTGCGCCTCCGGGGCGCTGCCATCGCCCGCGGGCTGGAGGCCGCGGCGAAGATGCGCGTCCTTGCCGACCAGGTGGCGCGCCGCACCTCACTCCAGCAGGAGCAGGACGCCAACGCGCGCGAAATGGCGTCCCTGCGTGACACCACCGACACGCTTCGCAAGGAGCTGGACGTGCAGTTGGCCCAGCTGAGCAAGGCGCCGGAGTCCGAGCCGCCCAGTGCCGCGGCGGCGCGGCTCAAGGCACGCGCCCTCCATGCCTCCGTCCTGGCGGCGCCGGACTCCCTGGCCCTGGCCGAGCGTCTGCGCAACGTGGAGAGCGCCCCGTACCCGTGGAGCACGCTGGCTCGGGCCGAGTACGCGCTGATCGCCGGGTCGCCGCCAGAGTCGCTCGAGGCGGTGTCGAGGGATCTGGAGGCGCTGCGCCAGGCCGACAGCACGCTGCTGCGCGCCTACCTGCTCGGTGCTCGCGTGGCGCTGAAGCTGAAGGACACGGCAGCCGCCCGTTCACTCCTGGACGACGCCGTGGCGCTGAACCCGGACCACCAGGCGGCGGCTCGGCTGATCGCGCAGATTGACGCGGACGCCGCCTCGCCCTGA
- a CDS encoding glycosyltransferase family 2 protein, translating to MAEVFFWCAVLLLAHTYFLYPLSLFLLEGAAQVLKNARDVRRAETGNQGSGGQRALPSVSLVVAAYNEASCIQQKLENSLALAYPAERFEVLIGSDGSSDGTDDIVRACSDARVRLSPAPRAGKTTVLNRCIPMAQGDIVVLSDANTMIEPEAIERLVRHFEDPEVGAVCGKLRLYNPTKQDYEESAYWSYESLIKMYEGRRGAVVGANGGLYAIRRSLFTLLPPSTIVDDFVIPLRILDQGYKVVYEEHAVAHEETTEDYGKEFGRRARIAAGNFQSIRMVPGLLLPTAGFPAFAFWSHKLLRWCAPALMGMALVANLFLLDRLFYQLTLFSQVLFYALAYLGKTGVLKRGTAKKAASVAYYFVTMNLAIVVGFWRFLRNSQRAAWDRTARA from the coding sequence ATGGCGGAGGTCTTCTTCTGGTGTGCCGTGCTGCTGCTAGCACACACTTACTTTCTCTATCCCTTGAGCCTTTTTTTGCTCGAAGGGGCCGCGCAGGTGCTCAAGAACGCCCGCGATGTGCGGCGCGCGGAAACAGGCAATCAAGGCTCTGGCGGGCAGCGGGCGTTGCCCTCGGTGAGTCTGGTGGTGGCGGCCTACAACGAGGCTTCGTGCATCCAGCAGAAGCTGGAGAACAGCCTCGCGCTGGCGTACCCGGCGGAGCGGTTCGAGGTGCTCATCGGTTCGGATGGTTCGTCGGACGGGACGGATGACATCGTCCGCGCCTGCTCCGACGCGCGCGTGCGGCTGTCACCGGCGCCTCGAGCGGGCAAGACGACGGTGCTCAACCGCTGCATCCCCATGGCGCAGGGGGACATCGTCGTTCTTTCCGACGCGAACACGATGATCGAACCCGAGGCCATCGAGCGGCTGGTGCGCCACTTCGAGGACCCGGAGGTGGGGGCGGTCTGCGGCAAGCTGCGGCTCTACAACCCCACGAAGCAGGACTACGAGGAGAGCGCGTACTGGAGCTACGAGTCGCTCATCAAGATGTACGAGGGGCGGCGCGGCGCGGTGGTGGGTGCCAACGGTGGCCTCTATGCCATCCGGCGCTCGCTGTTCACCCTGCTGCCGCCGTCCACCATCGTGGACGACTTCGTGATTCCGCTGCGCATCCTGGATCAGGGCTACAAGGTCGTCTACGAAGAGCACGCCGTGGCGCACGAGGAGACCACGGAGGATTATGGCAAGGAGTTCGGCCGTCGGGCGCGCATCGCCGCGGGCAACTTCCAGAGCATCCGCATGGTGCCCGGGCTGTTGCTGCCGACCGCGGGCTTCCCGGCCTTCGCCTTCTGGTCGCACAAGCTGCTGCGTTGGTGCGCCCCCGCGCTGATGGGGATGGCGCTGGTGGCGAACCTGTTCCTGCTGGACCGGCTCTTCTACCAGCTCACCCTGTTCAGCCAGGTGCTGTTCTACGCGCTCGCGTACCTGGGGAAGACGGGGGTGCTGAAGCGGGGCACGGCGAAGAAGGCCGCGTCGGTGGCGTACTACTTCGTGACCATGAACCTGGCCATCGTCGTGGGGTTCTGGCGCTTCCTGCGCAACTCGCAGCGCGCCGCGTGGGACCGGACGGCGCGCGCGTAG
- a CDS encoding CHAP domain-containing protein, whose amino-acid sequence MRTVTLMGILATLATGCATTGAPLEPWLDSYSLRYRSASPPAFPRESLSKQVATANREAPAARPGTVAARPAKASGGKSRATPVRATRPTPVAGDARTKVVTTARSLVGKTQVALNGRKYPSDCTGLIEGVYAQAGVTFRGTVQPGDNGVTAMYRFARSRGRVYSEERPTPGDLVFFNETYDQNRDGRRNDGLTHVGIVENVSASGTVTVIHRVRRGVVRYRMNLERPHLRRDPKTGEVLNDMLRHPGPNREPVLTGQLFGGYGSVLPKSPKAQKPVPVALR is encoded by the coding sequence ATGAGGACAGTCACGCTGATGGGAATCCTCGCCACGCTGGCGACCGGCTGCGCCACCACGGGCGCGCCGCTGGAGCCATGGCTGGACTCCTACAGTCTTCGCTACCGCTCCGCCTCCCCGCCCGCCTTCCCGCGCGAGTCCCTTTCCAAGCAGGTGGCCACCGCGAACCGCGAGGCGCCCGCGGCGCGTCCCGGCACGGTGGCCGCCCGCCCGGCCAAGGCGTCGGGTGGCAAGTCCCGTGCGACGCCGGTGCGAGCCACGCGCCCCACCCCCGTGGCCGGTGATGCCCGCACCAAGGTGGTGACCACGGCGCGCTCGCTGGTGGGCAAGACGCAAGTCGCACTCAACGGCCGCAAGTACCCGTCCGATTGCACCGGCCTCATCGAAGGCGTCTACGCCCAGGCCGGCGTCACCTTCCGGGGAACGGTGCAGCCCGGCGACAACGGCGTCACCGCCATGTACCGCTTCGCCCGCTCGCGAGGCCGCGTGTACTCGGAAGAGCGGCCGACCCCGGGCGACCTCGTCTTCTTCAACGAGACGTATGACCAGAACCGCGACGGGCGCCGCAATGACGGCCTCACCCACGTGGGCATCGTGGAGAACGTCAGCGCCAGCGGGACGGTCACCGTCATCCACCGCGTGCGCCGAGGCGTCGTGCGCTACCGCATGAACCTGGAACGCCCGCACCTTCGGAGGGATCCGAAGACGGGCGAGGTGCTCAACGACATGCTCCGGCACCCGGGCCCCAACCGCGAGCCCGTCCTCACCGGGCAGCTCTTCGGGGGCTACGGCAGCGTGCTGCCCAAGAGCCCCAAGGCCCAGAAGCCCGTCCCCGTGGCACTCCGGTAA